From the Sphingobium sp. RAC03 genome, the window GCACGGCATGATCGTCGCCTGACGGGGAATAGAGTCTTAGGCCGACGTTAACCGCTTCTGGCAGCATGCCGTTCATAACGGAAACGGCAGGTTGCGCCTATGTCCAACCTCCTTTCCAGTCTGAACCACGTCCTGCAATCCCGCGATCCCGCCGTGGATCAGCGCCGGGCGCGCCGCGATCTTGTTGACCTGGTCAGCCATGTCACCGCCGGGCACCACGCCCATAGCGTGCGGATCATCAACCTCTCGCCGCTCGGCCTCATGTGCCGCAGCGACGAGAGGGTATCCGTGGGCGAGCGCGTGACCGTGTGGCTCCCGCTGGTGCAGGACATGCCCGCCGACATACGCTGGGTCGAAGATGGCCGGATCGGCATGGAGTTCATCGAGCCGATCAAGCCGCGCATCTATGACGCGCTGATGGCGCTCATCCCGCCGCGTCGGACGGCCTGGTAAAAGGCACCATCGCCGCCCCCTCCGCCGCCTCGATCCGCTGCCGCCCGCGCACCAGCGCTTCGGGCATCTCGGTCCGCAAAAAGTCTAACATCGCCTCGCGCACATCGCAGCGCAGGTCGAACGCCACCCCGGCATTGCGCGCCGACAGCAAGCAGCGCAGTTCCAGCGCATCGGCGCGATGGTCGGTCACCTGCAACAGCACGACCCGCTTGTCCCAGCGCGCGTTGGCGGTCGTCACTTCCACCAGCTTCTCGCGGATACGCGCCACATCGGCGGTCGGATCGACATAAAGGAACACGGTGCCCAACAGGTCCGACGTCTTGGTCGTCCAGTTCTGGAACGGCTTTTCCAGAAAATAGGATACCGGCACCACCATCCGCCGATCGTCCCAGATGCGGACCACGACAAAGGTCAGCGTAATATCCTCGATCCGCCCCCATTCGCCCTCGACGATCACCACATCGTCCAGCCGGATCGGCTCGGAAAAGGCCATCTGGATGCCCGCGATCAGATTTTTGAGCGCTGGCTGGGCCGCCGCACCAACGGCCAAACCGACCAGACCGGCCGACGCCGCCAGCGTCACGCCGATCGTCCGCACGCCGGGGATCGCCATCAATATCATCGCGATCACCAGCACTGCGATGACGCTCTGCGCGACACGATAGAGGATGCGGACGCGGGTATGGCGTTGGCGCGCTTTCAGATTATCCTCAGCGTTGATGTCGACGCTGCGCTCGATCATCACGCGGGTCGCGCGCATCAGCCGGAACAGCAGCCAGCCGACCAGCAGCGCGAAGACCATCTTCGACCCGATCGACCAAAGCCCCTCGACGCGCGGCCCCAACTCCAGCGGCTGCACCCCCGCCCCCAGCGCCAGCAACACCACCAGCCACCGCGTCGGCTGAAACAGCGCCGGCAACAACACCGGGTCCATCCGCTGCTGCACCAGGCGCAACGCGATCGCGTAGAGCGCCCAATGAATGAGAAAGGCCGAAGCGACAGCGAGAGCGATCGAAACGGCTGCCGTCGATGTGATATGGGTCAGGCTCAGGTCCATCCCGCAAAAACGCGGCAGCAGGCCGATTGTTTCGCAGGCGCAGCATGGTTGCCGACCTCGGCTTCCTTCTTTCACGCCCACGCGCGCTGCAACCCACCATCGCACTCAGCCAACGGCCTGTTCTTCTTAGCCCTCTCCCGCGAAGGCGGGAGAGGGCAATAATTGCCTCCCGTCACCCCCCCCGCAGCAACCCCACAGCCGCATCCTTCTCGAACAGATACAAGCACACCCGCGCTGCCTGCCCGCGCGCACTGTCCAGCCCGCCGTCGCGATCGATCAGCAGCCTCGCGTCATCGCGCGCCGGGTCGATCAGCGCGGCCATATGTTCGGGCGTCGCCAGCTTCAACGCCGCCTCGCCCGACTGCCGCGTGCCCAGCACTTCGCCCGCGCCGCGCAGCCGCAAATCTTCCTCGGCGATCAGAAATCCGTCATTGGTCTCGCGCATCAACGCCAGCCGCGCGCGCGATGTCTCGCCCAGCGCGCCGCCCCGGATCAGCAGGCAGACCGACGGCTTGTCGCCACGCCCCACGCGCCCACGCAACTGGTGCAACTGCGCCAGGCCGAAGCGTTCGGCCCCCTCGATGATGATCAGGCTGCTATTGGGCACGTCGACCCCGACCTCGATCACCGTGGTCGCGACCAATATCTGCGTCCGGTTGGCGGCAAAGGCCTCCATCGCGGCATCCTTGTCCGGCCCCTTCATCCGGCCATGGACCAGCCCCACCGCCTCGCCAAAGCGCAGCCGCAGCGATTCCGCGCGCGCCTCGGCCGCGGCCTGATCGCTGGTTTCGCTTTCCTCGACCAGCGGGCACACCCAATAGGCCTGCCCCCCGGCCCCCACATGGCGGGCCAGCGCATCGACCACCTCGTCCAGTCGCGTCGCGGCCATCACCACCGTCTGGATCGGCTGCCGCCCCGGCGGCATCTCGTCCAGCTTGGACACTTCCATTTCGCCATAATAGGTCAGCGTCAGCGTGCGCGGGATCGGCGTTGCCGTCATCACCAGCAGATGCGGCGCCTGCGCCGCCTTGTTGGCCAGCATCATCCGCTGCGCCACGCCAAAGCGATGCTGCTCGTCGATCACCGCCAGCCCCAGCGCTTTATACTGCACCTTTTCCTGAAAGATCGCATGGGTGCCGACCAATATGTCGATGCTGCCATCGGCCAGCCCCATCAACGTCGCCTCGCGCACCTTGCCCTTGTCGCGCCCGGTCAGGATGGCGATCTCGACCGGCAATCCCGACGCCATCTTGCGCAGCGTCTCATAATGTTGCCGCGCCAATATCTCGGTCGGGGCCAGCATCGCCCCCTGCATCCCCGCTTCGACCGCATTGAGCAGCGCCATCAGCGCCACCAGCGTCTTGCCCGACCCCACATCGCCCTGCAGCAGGCGCAGCATCGGCGTCGCCTGCGCCATGTCGCCCTCAATCTCGCCGAACGCGCGCCGCTGCGCCCCGGTCGGCGCGAAGGGCAGCTTCAGCATCGCCCGCAGCCGCCCGTCGCCCGCGATCGGCACGCCCCGCCGCCGCCGCGACGATTGCCGCACCAGCATCAACGCTAACTGGCCCGCCAAAATCTCGTCATAGGCCAGCCGCTCGCGCGCCTGGGCGTCGGACGGATCGGCATGGATGCGCGCCAGCGCGTCGCGCCACCCCGGCCAGCCCTTGCGTGCCAGCAGGCTGGGTTCGATCCATTCGGGCAGGTCCGGCGCACGGGCCAGCACCTGCGCCACCAGATCGCGCATCCGGTTGTTGGTCAATCCGTCGGACAGGCCATAGACCGATTCGCGTGCAGGAACGCTGCCCGCTTCCTCTGGCGGCAGCACATCGGGATGCACGATCTGGAGCGTCTCGCCATAGCTTTCCAGCTTGCCCGACACGAATTTAGGCTCGTTCAGCGGCAACAGCTTGCGCGGCCAACCGCTATTCTTGCCGAAATAGACGAGCGACACATAATTGCCGTATCGGTCGGTCGCCTGCACCCGGAACGGCGTCCGCGCGCCGCCGCTGGCCTTATAGTCCACCGGCGTCAGTTCGATGCCGATCACCCGCCCCGCATCGGCCATGTCCAGTTCGTCGGTCAGGTGCCGGTCGACCCAACTGACCGGCAGGTGAAAGGCGATGTCGACCGCACGCGCCAGCCCCAGCCGCTCCAGCGGGCGGGCCAGCGCCGGGCCAATGCCCTTAAGGACAGAGATTTCGGCAAAGAGCGGATTGAGAATATCGGGTCGCATGTCTATCTGCTGCGCTCTACTCCAGGCAGGACATATACTCAAACGCACGTTCGGCCCGGCTGTTTTTGCTCAACCCTACTCCCGTTCGTGCTGAGTAGGGGCTGAGCGAAGTCGAAGACCCGTATCGAAGCACCGGCCCTTCGATACGCCATTTCGCCTTCGCTCAATGGCTACTCAGGACGAACGGAAATGGGAATGACCATGAACGAAAATCCCCAGATGCGCCGCATGAAATTCCGCGCCTGGCACCGTGGCACGCGCGAGGCGGACTATACCGTCGGCGGCTATTTCGAACGCTATCATGCCGAATGGGACGAAGCCGACATCGCCTGGTTCGAACGCTTCATGGACGAACAGGATGCCGACATCATCGGCTGGGCCTTGGGCACCATCCCCGTGCCCGACCAATGGAAAGGCCCGATGATGGACAAATTCCTGAAACTCGATTTCGTAAAGATCGAAAACTGATCATCCTCCCCTTGCAGGGGAGGTGGCTGGCCGCAGGCCAGACGGAGGGGTGTCACCCTGTCGATGGGGCGACACCCCTCCACCACTTCGTGGTCCCCCTCCCCTTCCAGGGGAGGATTTAAGAGCGAACATATGACCGATCTCCAAACCATCCTCCGCGCCAAAGCCCCGCTGACCCTGTCGGGCGTCCCTGCCGGGTTCCAACCCTGGCTGCTCGCTGACATCGCCCGCGCGGCCTATGGATCGGGCCAGGCCCGCGCGCTGTTCATCGCCGCCGATGAGCAGCAGATGCGCGCCATCGCCGACACCGCCCATTATTTCGCGCCGGAGATCGGGATCATCGAAATCCCCGCCTGGGACTGCCTGCCCTATGACCGGGCCAGCCCCTCGCTGCGCGCCGCCTCCGCGCGCCTGGCGGGCCTGCACGCGCTGCAGGCCGCACCCAAGGCACCGCAGCTGGTCGTCACCACGCTCGCCGCCATGACGCAGCGGACGCTCACCCCCTTCCGCGTGCGGCAACTGGTCGCGCATCTCGCGCCCAAGGAGCGAATCGCGATCACGCGCCTCGCCGCGATGCTCCAGGGCAATGGCTATGTCCGCACCGACACCGTGCATGATCGCGGCGAGTTCGCCATTCGCGGCGGCATTGTCGATCTGTTCCCCGGCGGCGAAGAGCAACCGCTCCGCCTCGACTTTTTCGGCGACGAGATCGAAACCGTCCGCCGCTTCGACGCCGCCGATCAGCGCACCACCGGCAGCATCGACGGCTTCACCCTGCTCCCCGCTTCCGAAGCGCTGCTGGACGAGGAAACCATCAAGCGGTTCCGCAGCCGCTATCGCGAAACCTTCGGCGCGACCGCCACCGGCGATCCGCTCTATCAGGCGGTCAGCGAAGGCCGACGCCTCGCGGGCATGGAACATTGGCTGCCCTTGTTCGAGGACAAGCTGGTGCCGCTCGCGGACCATATCGGCGCGGACACCGTCATCATCCGCGACCATGGCGTCGCCGGTGCCGCCGATGCCCGGTTCGAGGCGATCCGCGACTATCATGCCAACCGGGTCCAGGCCAAAACCTCCGACCCCGGTGCCTATCGGCCATTGAAGCCCGACCTGCTCTATCTCGACGCCGCCGAATGGAACGCAGCCGTCGCCACCCGGCCGATGCACGCCACCACCCCCTTCCACGAGCCGGCCAGCGCCGAGGTGCTGGACTTCGCGGTCGATGGCCCGCGCGACTTCGCCCCCGAACGCGCGCAGAATATCAACATCTACGAAGCGGTCGGCAAACATATCGCCGCGCTGCAACGCGCGAAGAAAAAGGTAGTGATCGCCAGCTATTCGGGCGGCGCGCGCGAACGATTGTCCGGCCTGCTGCTCGACCATGGAGTCAAGCGCCTCGCCGCCGCCGATGGCTGGCAGGAAGCGCTCGGCATCGCCGCCAATGGCAGCGTGACGCTCACCGTCCTGCCGCTCGACCATGGCTTTGCCGCGCCCGACGTCGCGGTCCTGACCGAACAGGATATGCTGGGCGACCGGCTCGTCCGCCGCGCCAAGCGCAAGAAGAATACCGACGCCTTCCTTGCGGAACTCGCCACCCTGTCGCCCGGCGACCTCGTCGTCCACATGGACCATGGCATTGGCCGCTATGAAGGGCTGACCCAGATTCCGGTCAGCAAGACGGCGCATGACTGCGTAGCGCTCAGCTATGCGGGTGGCGACAAACTGTTCGTGCCGGTCGAAAATCTCGAAGTCCTCTCCCGCTACGGATCGGACAGCGATGGCGTGGGCCTCGACAAGCTGGGCGGCGAAGCCTGGCAGCGGCGCAAGGCCAAGATGAAGGAGCGCATCCGCGAAATCGCGGGTGAATTGCTCAAGACCGCCGCCGAACGCGCACTGCGCGCCGCCACCGTCGCCGAGCCCGATGTCGCGGGCTACCCCGCCTTCGTCGATCGCTTCCCCTATCAGGAAACCGAGGATCAGGACCGCGCGATCAGCGACGTGATCGAGGATCTGGGATCGGGCAAGCCGATGGATCGCCTCGTCTGCGGCGACGTGGGCTTCGGCAAGACCGAAGTCGCCCTGCGCGCCGCCTTCGTCGCGGCGATGGCGGGGATGCAGGTCGTCCTCATCTGCCCCACCACCCTGCTCGCGCGCCAGCATCATATGCAGTTCGAGGAACGCTTCCGCGGCTTCCCCGTCAATATCGGTCGCCTCTCCCGCCTCGTCACCGACAAGGAGGCGAAGGCGGTCAAAGCGGGCCTCGCCGACGGCACGGTCGATATTGTTGTCGGCACCCATGCGCTGCTGACCAAGGGCATCGACTTCAAGCGGCTCGGCCTCGTCATCGTCGATGAGGAACAGCGCTTCGGCGTCACCCACAAGGAACGCTTGAAGTCCTTGAAGACCGACGTCCATGTCCTCACCCTGACCGCCACGCCGATCCCGCGCACGTTGCAAATGGCGATGTCGGGCCTGCGCGAACTCTCGGTCATTCAGACCCCGCCGGTCGATCGCCTCGCGGTCCGCACCTATATCATGCCCTGGGACGGCATCGTCATCCGCGAAGCACTGCTACGCGAACATTATCGCGGCGGGCAGAGCTTCTTCGTCGTTCCCCGCATCGCCGACCTGACGGAGATTGAAGAGTTTCTGCGCAACGAAGTCCCCGAAATCAAGGCCGTCGTCGCCCATGGCCAGATGTCGGCGACCGAAGTGGAGGAACGCATGTCCTCCTTCTACGACAAGCGCTACGATGTGCTGCTCTCGACCACCATCGTCGAATCCGGCCTGGATATCCCCAGCGCCAACACGCTCATCATCCACCGCGCTGACCGTTTCGGCCTCGCCCA encodes:
- a CDS encoding PilZ domain-containing protein yields the protein MSNLLSSLNHVLQSRDPAVDQRRARRDLVDLVSHVTAGHHAHSVRIINLSPLGLMCRSDERVSVGERVTVWLPLVQDMPADIRWVEDGRIGMEFIEPIKPRIYDALMALIPPRRTAW
- a CDS encoding mechanosensitive ion channel family protein, which translates into the protein MDLSLTHITSTAAVSIALAVASAFLIHWALYAIALRLVQQRMDPVLLPALFQPTRWLVVLLALGAGVQPLELGPRVEGLWSIGSKMVFALLVGWLLFRLMRATRVMIERSVDINAEDNLKARQRHTRVRILYRVAQSVIAVLVIAMILMAIPGVRTIGVTLAASAGLVGLAVGAAAQPALKNLIAGIQMAFSEPIRLDDVVIVEGEWGRIEDITLTFVVVRIWDDRRMVVPVSYFLEKPFQNWTTKTSDLLGTVFLYVDPTADVARIREKLVEVTTANARWDKRVVLLQVTDHRADALELRCLLSARNAGVAFDLRCDVREAMLDFLRTEMPEALVRGRQRIEAAEGAAMVPFTRPSDAAG
- the recG gene encoding ATP-dependent DNA helicase RecG, which translates into the protein MRPDILNPLFAEISVLKGIGPALARPLERLGLARAVDIAFHLPVSWVDRHLTDELDMADAGRVIGIELTPVDYKASGGARTPFRVQATDRYGNYVSLVYFGKNSGWPRKLLPLNEPKFVSGKLESYGETLQIVHPDVLPPEEAGSVPARESVYGLSDGLTNNRMRDLVAQVLARAPDLPEWIEPSLLARKGWPGWRDALARIHADPSDAQARERLAYDEILAGQLALMLVRQSSRRRRGVPIAGDGRLRAMLKLPFAPTGAQRRAFGEIEGDMAQATPMLRLLQGDVGSGKTLVALMALLNAVEAGMQGAMLAPTEILARQHYETLRKMASGLPVEIAILTGRDKGKVREATLMGLADGSIDILVGTHAIFQEKVQYKALGLAVIDEQHRFGVAQRMMLANKAAQAPHLLVMTATPIPRTLTLTYYGEMEVSKLDEMPPGRQPIQTVVMAATRLDEVVDALARHVGAGGQAYWVCPLVEESETSDQAAAEARAESLRLRFGEAVGLVHGRMKGPDKDAAMEAFAANRTQILVATTVIEVGVDVPNSSLIIIEGAERFGLAQLHQLRGRVGRGDKPSVCLLIRGGALGETSRARLALMRETNDGFLIAEEDLRLRGAGEVLGTRQSGEAALKLATPEHMAALIDPARDDARLLIDRDGGLDSARGQAARVCLYLFEKDAAVGLLRGG
- a CDS encoding FAD assembly factor SdhE; the encoded protein is MNENPQMRRMKFRAWHRGTREADYTVGGYFERYHAEWDEADIAWFERFMDEQDADIIGWALGTIPVPDQWKGPMMDKFLKLDFVKIEN
- the mfd gene encoding transcription-repair coupling factor translates to MTDLQTILRAKAPLTLSGVPAGFQPWLLADIARAAYGSGQARALFIAADEQQMRAIADTAHYFAPEIGIIEIPAWDCLPYDRASPSLRAASARLAGLHALQAAPKAPQLVVTTLAAMTQRTLTPFRVRQLVAHLAPKERIAITRLAAMLQGNGYVRTDTVHDRGEFAIRGGIVDLFPGGEEQPLRLDFFGDEIETVRRFDAADQRTTGSIDGFTLLPASEALLDEETIKRFRSRYRETFGATATGDPLYQAVSEGRRLAGMEHWLPLFEDKLVPLADHIGADTVIIRDHGVAGAADARFEAIRDYHANRVQAKTSDPGAYRPLKPDLLYLDAAEWNAAVATRPMHATTPFHEPASAEVLDFAVDGPRDFAPERAQNINIYEAVGKHIAALQRAKKKVVIASYSGGARERLSGLLLDHGVKRLAAADGWQEALGIAANGSVTLTVLPLDHGFAAPDVAVLTEQDMLGDRLVRRAKRKKNTDAFLAELATLSPGDLVVHMDHGIGRYEGLTQIPVSKTAHDCVALSYAGGDKLFVPVENLEVLSRYGSDSDGVGLDKLGGEAWQRRKAKMKERIREIAGELLKTAAERALRAATVAEPDVAGYPAFVDRFPYQETEDQDRAISDVIEDLGSGKPMDRLVCGDVGFGKTEVALRAAFVAAMAGMQVVLICPTTLLARQHHMQFEERFRGFPVNIGRLSRLVTDKEAKAVKAGLADGTVDIVVGTHALLTKGIDFKRLGLVIVDEEQRFGVTHKERLKSLKTDVHVLTLTATPIPRTLQMAMSGLRELSVIQTPPVDRLAVRTYIMPWDGIVIREALLREHYRGGQSFFVVPRIADLTEIEEFLRNEVPEIKAVVAHGQMSATEVEERMSSFYDKRYDVLLSTTIVESGLDIPSANTLIIHRADRFGLAQLYQLRGRVGRSKTRAYAYMTTPANRIITETAEKRLKVLSDLDTLGAGFQLASHDLDIRGAGNLVGDEQSGHIREVGFELYQSMLEEAIIDAKAGGVGLEIRRDSFSPQISVDAPIMIPDDYVPDLDLRMGLYRRLNELEDRQALESFAAELIDRFGKLPAPTQNLLKIIEIKQNCVKANIAKIDVGQKGALVSFFEDSFPNPAGLIAYVQRLDGVARLRPDSKIVVNRAWADSAARLNGALQLSKGLAKAAA